A genomic window from Litoreibacter janthinus includes:
- a CDS encoding Flp family type IVb pilin — protein sequence MTLNAMIKNFAADESGAVTVDWVVLTAAIVGLGIAVMASVSDGLEDLSGDIENQLTSQGISTTF from the coding sequence ATGACACTGAACGCAATGATCAAAAATTTCGCAGCTGACGAATCTGGCGCAGTAACTGTTGACTGGGTTGTTCTGACCGCTGCCATCGTTGGCCTCGGCATCGCTGTTATGGCATCTGTTTCCGACGGTCTGGAAGACCTGTCCGGCGACATCGAAAACCAGCTGACCAGCCAAGGTATCTCGACCACTTTCTAA
- a CDS encoding type II secretion system F family protein, whose amino-acid sequence MQFIETINTLLVENFGELGPLLAVGMLGIIMVLVTLPSMLKKRKDPLDRIREEAKRNGPRSKKSGDASLRTAGGTDKLDKFANFLEPQDVEELAGMKLKLLQAGYKQKSAVRTFHFAQFALGLLFLTCGLLYVLILGGDDMSTRDLILAIVIPGGAGYYLPKYWIERRRQERQTEIESGFPDSLDLMLVCVEAGQALDQSIIRVAAEIRAGYPALADEFQMVANEMKAGKDRISVLRDMAERAGVPDVSSFVTVLIQSTSFGTSIADALRVYASEMRDKRVMRAEEKANVLPTKLTLGTMLFCLPPLLIILIGPSIYDIYKNLNGGGG is encoded by the coding sequence ATGCAGTTTATCGAAACCATTAACACCCTGCTCGTTGAAAATTTCGGCGAACTTGGCCCTCTTTTAGCAGTCGGGATGCTCGGCATCATCATGGTGCTCGTCACGCTCCCCAGCATGCTCAAGAAGCGCAAAGACCCGCTGGACCGCATCCGCGAAGAAGCCAAACGCAACGGCCCGCGCTCGAAAAAGTCGGGCGACGCATCCCTGCGCACTGCGGGCGGCACGGACAAGCTCGACAAATTCGCCAACTTCCTTGAACCGCAAGACGTCGAGGAACTGGCGGGGATGAAGCTCAAGCTTTTGCAGGCTGGGTACAAGCAGAAATCGGCCGTGCGCACATTCCACTTCGCGCAATTCGCCCTTGGCTTGCTGTTCCTGACCTGCGGTCTGCTCTATGTTCTGATCCTCGGTGGCGACGACATGTCGACTCGCGATTTGATCCTTGCGATCGTTATCCCAGGTGGTGCGGGTTATTACTTGCCGAAATACTGGATCGAGCGTCGCCGTCAGGAACGTCAAACCGAAATCGAAAGCGGCTTTCCCGACAGCCTCGACCTGATGCTGGTCTGCGTCGAAGCGGGCCAGGCACTTGACCAATCCATCATCCGTGTGGCCGCTGAAATTCGTGCCGGCTATCCCGCCCTCGCAGATGAATTCCAAATGGTCGCCAACGAGATGAAAGCCGGTAAGGACCGTATCTCGGTGCTGCGGGACATGGCCGAGCGCGCAGGCGTGCCGGATGTGTCCAGTTTTGTGACCGTGCTGATCCAATCAACCAGCTTTGGTACATCCATCGCCGACGCCCTCCGGGTTTACGCCTCGGAAATGCGCGACAAGCGTGTGATGCGCGCCGAAGAGAAGGCGAACGTGTTGCCGACCAAACTCACACTCGGAACGATGTTGTTCTGTTTGCCACCGCTTTTGATTATTTTGATCGGCCCGTCGATCTACGATATCTATAAGAACCTAAACGGTGGCGGCGGATAA
- a CDS encoding OmpA family protein: MFKSTSSIALIAAFTVGLSACSAPRDSFEREAGAELDEGGFGNPTMTNTLIANGSISVAETLGARFANDVNTQVNFEFNSSQLDANARAALLEQANWIRQFPEVRFRVYGHTDLVGSNAANKALGLRRAKAAVNFLTSQGISRSRLEAVASFGETRPVILTENPERRNRRTVTEVSGFVEGSPMLLNGKYGVLVLREYVQTAKSDETLARERIVQ; the protein is encoded by the coding sequence ATGTTTAAATCCACCTCTTCAATCGCTCTGATCGCCGCTTTTACGGTGGGTCTTTCCGCCTGCTCCGCCCCTCGCGACAGCTTCGAACGTGAAGCTGGCGCGGAACTGGACGAAGGTGGCTTCGGCAACCCGACCATGACCAACACGCTGATCGCCAATGGCTCGATTTCTGTCGCTGAAACGCTCGGCGCCCGATTTGCCAATGACGTGAACACCCAGGTGAACTTCGAGTTCAACTCGTCCCAGCTGGATGCCAACGCCCGCGCCGCCCTTTTGGAGCAGGCAAACTGGATCCGTCAGTTCCCAGAAGTTCGATTCCGTGTTTACGGGCATACCGACCTTGTCGGCTCCAACGCCGCAAACAAGGCATTGGGACTGCGCCGCGCAAAGGCTGCTGTGAATTTCCTGACATCACAAGGTATCAGCCGCTCGCGGCTTGAAGCTGTGGCGTCATTTGGTGAAACACGGCCTGTGATCCTGACCGAAAACCCGGAACGGCGTAATCGCCGCACTGTGACCGAGGTCAGCGGCTTCGTAGAAGGCAGCCCAATGTTGCTGAATGGCAAGTACGGCGTGCTGGTTCTGCGCGAATATGTACAAACCGCGAAGAGCGACGAAACCCTCGCGCGTGAGCGAATAGTGCAATAA
- a CDS encoding tetratricopeptide repeat protein: MRNWVGILTIGLTLAGCAEKAPSLGEGADPFPPSGDVTRFQSVDGLSVGHRLMEAGQFELALKAYLRAAGEQGTNVDVLSALGSANLRLGRLGQSEKLLRQAIKVDQTFVPAWNNLGVVLMETGRAGEASRVFKTAFALDSGKSDEIRENLRRALAKIENPAYSSEKDERAFDLVRRGNGRYLILKAP; this comes from the coding sequence ATGCGAAATTGGGTGGGCATACTTACAATTGGACTAACCCTCGCAGGATGCGCGGAAAAGGCCCCTTCGCTTGGCGAGGGGGCTGATCCATTTCCACCGAGTGGCGATGTCACCCGCTTTCAATCCGTCGACGGCCTAAGCGTTGGGCATCGTCTCATGGAAGCAGGCCAATTCGAACTGGCGCTGAAGGCCTATCTTCGAGCTGCAGGCGAACAAGGAACAAATGTTGATGTACTTAGCGCATTGGGGTCCGCCAACTTGCGCCTTGGCCGTCTCGGGCAGTCGGAAAAGCTGCTTCGCCAAGCGATCAAAGTCGATCAAACCTTTGTTCCTGCATGGAATAATCTCGGCGTCGTGCTGATGGAAACCGGGCGAGCCGGCGAGGCCAGCCGCGTCTTCAAGACCGCATTTGCCCTTGATAGTGGCAAATCTGACGAAATCCGGGAAAACCTTCGACGCGCGCTCGCAAAAATTGAAAACCCTGCATATAGTTCAGAAAAAGACGAAAGAGCTTTTGACTTGGTGAGACGCGGTAACGGCCGCTACCTGATCCTTAAGGCACCCTGA
- a CDS encoding type II secretion system F family protein: MEISFEPLLYGIIFVGVLMLIEGIYLVIFGKSISLNSKVNRRLDMISKGGSREKVLEQLRKEMNQHMNSGGIPLYSMLADKALRANIAFSPMALIAMMFVLAGVIFGVLTQMTEAAAPVRGLIALAMGVGAVYVWVNNKAKKRLALLEEQLPDAIELMVRSLRVGHPFSSAINIVAKEVADPLGTEFGVIADESAYGRDVSESLKHLAERMDMQDLRFLAVAVTIQQTSGGNLAEILHGLSQVIRARFKLFRRVKAITAEAKWSGMFLSVFPLLALVGINIMEPDYYTEVKETEFFIPACIVVGVFLVVNMIFMRIMVNIKV, from the coding sequence ATGGAAATCAGTTTTGAGCCACTCTTATACGGCATAATCTTCGTTGGCGTCCTGATGCTGATCGAGGGAATCTACCTTGTCATTTTCGGCAAGTCGATCAGCCTCAACAGCAAGGTTAACCGCCGGCTGGATATGATCTCGAAGGGCGGGTCGCGCGAAAAGGTTCTTGAACAGCTCCGCAAGGAGATGAACCAGCACATGAATTCGGGCGGCATACCGCTCTACTCCATGCTGGCCGACAAAGCTTTACGCGCCAATATCGCCTTCTCCCCGATGGCCTTGATTGCAATGATGTTCGTGCTCGCCGGTGTCATCTTCGGCGTGTTGACCCAAATGACCGAAGCCGCAGCTCCTGTGCGCGGGCTGATCGCGCTCGCTATGGGTGTCGGCGCAGTTTACGTGTGGGTAAACAACAAAGCTAAGAAGCGCCTGGCGCTGCTAGAAGAACAGCTTCCCGATGCGATTGAACTTATGGTTCGCTCCCTGCGCGTGGGTCACCCCTTCTCGTCGGCGATCAACATCGTCGCCAAAGAAGTTGCCGATCCGCTTGGGACTGAATTTGGCGTGATTGCGGATGAATCAGCCTACGGGCGTGACGTCTCCGAAAGCCTGAAACACCTGGCCGAACGTATGGACATGCAGGATTTGCGCTTCCTTGCGGTGGCCGTGACCATTCAGCAGACCTCAGGTGGTAACCTTGCAGAGATTTTGCACGGGCTGTCACAGGTGATCCGCGCCCGCTTCAAGCTGTTCCGCCGCGTGAAGGCGATCACCGCTGAAGCCAAGTGGTCCGGAATGTTCCTGTCGGTCTTCCCGCTCCTGGCTTTGGTCGGCATCAACATCATGGAGCCCGACTATTATACCGAGGTGAAAGAGACCGAATTCTTTATCCCGGCCTGTATCGTGGTAGGCGTATTCCTAGTGGTGAACATGATTTTCATGCGCATCATGGTCAACATCAAGGTGTAA
- a CDS encoding tetratricopeptide repeat protein, which yields MRHMKTGMLCLISVIALTACEKREKSDFSKTLKNVNVIDESNLNDIMLTVADPNEAVTYFQKASREDPERLDLQRGLGQSLLRAKRATEAGVIWAKITKHPEATNDDRISYANALIRQGEWKKAEKVLNQIPPTFETFERYRLEAIIADTNKDWKKADSFYETAVGLTTTPGSVLNNWGFSKLTRGDYDEAERLFGEAITYDPSLFTAKNNMVLARGARKNYTLPIIQVTQTERAQLLHTMALTAIKQGDVEAGKTLLEEAIETHPQHFEAAIRSLRTLES from the coding sequence ATGCGCCACATGAAGACAGGCATGCTGTGCCTAATCAGCGTGATTGCCCTAACCGCTTGCGAAAAACGCGAGAAGAGCGATTTCAGCAAAACCCTCAAGAACGTCAATGTTATCGATGAGAGCAATCTCAACGACATCATGCTGACCGTTGCCGACCCGAACGAGGCGGTGACCTACTTCCAAAAAGCAAGCCGCGAAGATCCGGAGCGTCTGGACCTTCAGCGTGGCCTTGGCCAATCGCTTCTGCGCGCCAAACGCGCGACCGAAGCAGGTGTCATCTGGGCCAAGATTACCAAACATCCCGAAGCCACCAATGACGATCGCATTTCTTACGCAAATGCGCTGATCCGTCAGGGTGAATGGAAAAAAGCCGAAAAGGTTCTTAACCAGATTCCACCGACTTTCGAGACCTTTGAGCGGTATCGTCTAGAAGCGATCATCGCCGACACCAACAAAGACTGGAAGAAAGCCGACAGCTTCTACGAAACTGCCGTTGGCCTGACCACCACGCCTGGTTCGGTTCTGAACAACTGGGGTTTCTCAAAGCTCACACGCGGTGACTACGACGAAGCTGAACGCCTGTTTGGCGAGGCGATCACCTACGATCCAAGCCTGTTCACCGCCAAGAACAACATGGTTTTGGCCCGTGGCGCCCGTAAAAACTACACGCTGCCGATTATTCAGGTGACTCAGACCGAGCGCGCGCAGTTGCTGCACACCATGGCACTGACGGCGATCAAGCAAGGCGATGTTGAAGCTGGCAAGACCCTGTTGGAAGAAGCCATCGAGACTCATCCGCAGCACTTCGAGGCGGCGATCCGCTCCTTGCGCACGCTTGAAAGCTAA
- a CDS encoding CpaF family protein, whose protein sequence is MFSRYKKPGADPKAQAKPTPAPAASPKPSAIKSMRKAETKAPIAPAEVIAQDKELKRRQRLEEVRSELHHRLLDNLNLAALENAPEADLKAEIVAICAEGLEEMAIILTKEERQTLHAELFDEVTGLGPLEPLLKDDTVNDILVNGPNRVFIERDGKLSLTNTRFKDEKHLLRIIDKIVSAVGRRVDESNPYVDARLKDGSRFNAMVPPIAVDGSLVSIRKFKKEKLAIDDLVKFGAFSEEMAAYLQAAVACRLNVIVSGGTGSGKTTTLNALSSFIDNSERILTIEDTAELQLQQVHVGRMESRPANVEGKGAVSQRDCLKNALRMRPDRIIVGETRGEEVIDMLQAMNTGHDGSMTTIHANSARDGVSRLENMIAMAGIEMPIKAVRAQISSAVNLIVQASRLQDGSRRMVSITEITGMEGDVISMQEVFRYQRLGLQPDGKIIGQFTPTGVRSHYSDRFKQWGYDLPASIYEPIAAE, encoded by the coding sequence ATGTTTTCGCGATACAAAAAACCAGGTGCTGATCCTAAGGCACAAGCAAAACCGACACCCGCTCCGGCCGCTTCTCCAAAGCCGTCAGCCATCAAATCCATGCGCAAAGCTGAAACGAAGGCGCCAATCGCCCCGGCAGAAGTTATTGCGCAGGACAAAGAGCTTAAGCGTCGCCAACGCCTGGAAGAGGTTCGCTCGGAACTGCACCACCGATTGCTCGACAACCTCAACCTCGCAGCGCTCGAAAACGCGCCAGAGGCAGACCTGAAGGCCGAGATTGTAGCGATCTGCGCCGAGGGTCTGGAGGAAATGGCGATCATCCTGACCAAGGAAGAACGCCAGACGCTGCACGCGGAACTATTTGACGAAGTGACGGGCCTAGGCCCGCTAGAACCGCTTCTGAAAGACGACACCGTTAACGATATTCTGGTCAATGGCCCCAACCGCGTGTTCATCGAACGCGACGGTAAGCTGTCGCTGACCAACACCCGCTTCAAAGACGAAAAGCACCTTTTGCGCATCATCGACAAGATCGTATCGGCAGTGGGTCGTCGCGTGGATGAATCAAACCCTTATGTCGACGCCCGTCTAAAAGATGGATCGCGCTTCAACGCCATGGTGCCCCCGATCGCTGTAGATGGCTCGCTGGTCTCCATTCGTAAGTTTAAGAAAGAGAAGCTCGCGATTGACGATCTGGTCAAATTCGGCGCCTTTTCGGAAGAAATGGCGGCCTATTTGCAAGCCGCAGTGGCCTGCCGCCTGAACGTCATCGTTTCCGGTGGTACAGGTTCGGGTAAAACGACCACGCTAAACGCGCTGTCGTCATTCATCGACAACTCCGAACGTATCCTGACGATCGAAGACACGGCAGAGCTTCAACTCCAGCAGGTTCACGTGGGCCGTATGGAAAGCCGCCCCGCTAACGTCGAAGGCAAAGGCGCTGTTTCGCAGCGCGATTGTCTGAAGAACGCCCTTCGGATGCGTCCTGACCGGATCATCGTGGGTGAGACGCGTGGCGAAGAAGTTATCGACATGTTGCAAGCCATGAACACGGGCCACGACGGCTCAATGACGACGATCCACGCCAACTCGGCGCGGGACGGGGTGTCCCGTCTTGAAAACATGATCGCGATGGCCGGGATTGAGATGCCAATCAAAGCGGTGCGCGCGCAGATTTCGTCGGCTGTGAACCTGATTGTGCAAGCGTCACGTTTGCAAGACGGCTCCCGCCGCATGGTGTCAATCACCGAGATCACCGGCATGGAAGGCGATGTTATCTCCATGCAGGAGGTCTTCCGCTATCAGCGACTGGGCCTTCAACCCGATGGTAAAATCATTGGCCAGTTCACGCCAACAGGCGTGCGCTCGCACTATTCCGACCGGTTCAAGCAGTGGGGCTACGACCTGCCTGCGTCGATCTACGAACCGATCGCAGCGGAGTAA
- the cpaB gene encoding Flp pilus assembly protein CpaB, with product MRMLFGLVLVIGVALAGFAAYMAKNRFDQYQAKVAAQEKLLKSNVPLEAVFTVKRQISYGETLTKDDVQIIAWPNNAIPEGAFQKGEDLFPPTGALRTVLRVMEKDEAVMASKVTEPGEDAGVSSRLEKGMRAFALRVDVSSGVSGFLRPGDHVDVYWTGDSRGREVTKLIDTRLKLLAVDQIADGDRSAPTIARTVTVAATPAKVGALAQAQSSGRLSLSLVGAGDDTEVAAVEIDQNQLLGILEEKTIEAEAEKVCTIKTRKGADVVEIPIPCTD from the coding sequence ATGAGAATGTTATTCGGGTTAGTGCTGGTTATCGGCGTCGCCTTGGCGGGCTTCGCGGCCTACATGGCCAAGAACAGGTTCGATCAATACCAAGCAAAAGTCGCCGCTCAGGAGAAATTGCTGAAAAGCAACGTTCCACTGGAAGCCGTCTTCACGGTGAAACGCCAGATCTCTTATGGTGAAACGCTCACCAAAGACGACGTCCAAATTATCGCGTGGCCCAACAATGCAATTCCTGAAGGTGCGTTCCAGAAGGGCGAGGACCTATTCCCACCGACTGGCGCGTTGCGCACTGTCCTTCGCGTCATGGAAAAAGACGAAGCTGTGATGGCTTCCAAGGTGACTGAGCCTGGCGAAGATGCCGGCGTCTCTTCGCGTCTTGAAAAAGGTATGCGTGCCTTCGCCCTTCGCGTCGACGTGTCGTCGGGTGTGTCAGGCTTCTTACGACCGGGCGACCATGTAGACGTTTATTGGACCGGCGACAGCCGCGGTCGCGAAGTGACCAAACTTATCGACACGCGCCTGAAACTGCTGGCGGTCGACCAAATCGCCGATGGCGACCGCTCTGCCCCGACAATTGCACGGACTGTGACAGTTGCCGCGACACCAGCGAAAGTCGGCGCCTTGGCCCAAGCGCAGTCTTCAGGCCGGTTGTCATTGTCCCTCGTTGGCGCTGGCGACGACACCGAAGTTGCAGCTGTCGAAATCGACCAGAACCAGCTTCTTGGCATTCTGGAAGAGAAGACGATCGAGGCAGAGGCCGAAAAGGTCTGTACGATCAAAACCCGCAAAGGGGCTGACGTCGTAGAGATCCCGATCCCCTGCACCGACTAA
- a CDS encoding prepilin peptidase, whose translation MATFALWALPLATLISAWVAWSDLARMKIPNKAVLALLVLFAIVGILTLPLDAYLWRYAHFAIVLAVGFLMTITGVVGAGDAKFAAAMAPFVAATDGTVVAALFAITTIAAFILHRLARVTPLRKLAPNWESWERTRDFPMGLPLAVTLVIYLARAAF comes from the coding sequence ATGGCGACCTTCGCGCTATGGGCCCTGCCCCTCGCAACCCTGATTTCCGCTTGGGTTGCCTGGAGCGATCTGGCCCGCATGAAAATTCCGAACAAGGCCGTTTTGGCCTTGCTGGTGCTCTTCGCCATCGTTGGCATTCTGACCCTACCGCTTGACGCTTACCTCTGGCGCTACGCTCATTTCGCCATTGTGCTGGCCGTGGGGTTCTTGATGACGATCACCGGCGTGGTGGGCGCAGGGGACGCGAAGTTCGCGGCGGCCATGGCCCCGTTCGTCGCAGCCACGGACGGAACCGTCGTCGCGGCACTCTTCGCGATCACGACTATCGCCGCCTTCATCCTGCACCGTCTGGCCCGCGTCACACCATTGCGCAAGCTCGCCCCGAATTGGGAAAGCTGGGAACGCACCCGTGACTTCCCGATGGGTCTGCCGCTGGCGGTGACCCTTGTAATCTATCTGGCGCGCGCCGCCTTTTAA
- a CDS encoding AAA family ATPase: MTSSVALQTDPAPITACTVARDVQNFDLLIEDMETELGEAWGDLSFEDANAYLSQPDASELEFIAVAVDSSDESNLTLIGDIIGRAKDLGVKVILIAEDVSPIALHQLLKLGANDFVPYPLPEGALHDSIARINTVEEVAEVVAAPEIAAPEHVATGKVGTNEGIVLPVHGLAGGSGASTFAVNLAWELATVDKKAEVSVCLLDLDFQFGSASTYLDLPRRDAVLEMLSDIDGMDDDAFRATLLTFNEKVKVLTAPADMIPLDMVSPEDIEKLVATARRNFDYVIIDMPSTLVQWTETVLGMSDVYFGMLELDLRSAQNTLRMIRALKSEDLPYEKIRYVLNRAPKFTDLSGKSRAKRMAESLDISIELHMPDGGKQVAQSCDHGLPLVDTASKNPLRKEIAKLAQSLHETNQAEATG; the protein is encoded by the coding sequence ATGACGAGCAGTGTAGCTTTACAGACCGATCCGGCACCAATCACCGCCTGTACCGTCGCCCGCGACGTGCAGAACTTTGATTTGTTGATCGAAGATATGGAAACAGAACTGGGCGAAGCATGGGGCGACCTGAGCTTCGAGGACGCGAATGCGTACCTGTCCCAGCCCGACGCCTCGGAATTGGAGTTCATCGCCGTTGCAGTAGACAGCTCTGATGAATCCAATCTGACACTCATTGGTGATATCATCGGCAGGGCCAAAGACCTTGGTGTAAAGGTGATCCTGATCGCCGAAGACGTCTCTCCGATCGCGCTACACCAGTTGCTGAAGCTTGGAGCGAACGATTTTGTCCCCTACCCGCTTCCCGAAGGCGCACTCCACGACTCAATCGCACGGATCAACACCGTTGAAGAAGTCGCGGAAGTTGTTGCCGCCCCGGAAATCGCGGCCCCCGAGCATGTTGCGACAGGAAAGGTCGGCACCAACGAAGGTATCGTGCTTCCTGTCCACGGCCTTGCTGGCGGATCGGGTGCTTCCACTTTCGCAGTGAACCTGGCTTGGGAACTGGCGACAGTCGACAAAAAGGCCGAAGTCAGTGTCTGCCTGCTTGATCTGGATTTCCAGTTCGGCTCCGCATCGACATATCTGGACTTGCCGCGACGTGACGCCGTTTTGGAAATGCTGTCAGATATTGACGGTATGGATGATGACGCATTCCGCGCTACCCTTTTGACTTTCAACGAAAAGGTGAAGGTTCTGACAGCTCCGGCGGACATGATCCCGCTCGACATGGTCAGCCCTGAGGACATCGAAAAGCTGGTCGCAACCGCGCGCCGCAACTTTGACTATGTCATCATCGACATGCCTTCGACACTCGTCCAATGGACCGAAACCGTGTTGGGAATGTCGGATGTCTACTTTGGCATGTTGGAACTTGATCTGCGCTCTGCACAGAACACGCTTCGCATGATCCGCGCGCTCAAGTCCGAGGATCTGCCTTACGAAAAGATCCGTTACGTTCTCAACCGCGCACCGAAGTTTACGGATTTGTCCGGCAAAAGCCGCGCCAAACGTATGGCAGAAAGCCTCGATATCTCCATTGAGCTGCATATGCCGGACGGCGGCAAGCAGGTGGCACAAAGCTGCGATCACGGCCTGCCGCTTGTCGATACCGCATCCAAGAACCCCTTACGCAAGGAAATCGCCAAGCTCGCGCAGTCTTTGCATGAAACAAATCAGGCGGAAGCCACAGGATAA
- a CDS encoding type II and III secretion system protein family protein, which yields MKMKQFFCAGLFGLALTSFVPETGFAQNLKVTNQSTARKLNVAINSAVVVESDVPFAELSVANPAIADIATLSDRTIYVLGKSPGRTTLTLLGPDGRLITNVSVRVSPDLSEFKERLREILPGENIEVRTANDGLVLSGTVSSIAKLDRALDLAERYAPEAVSNLMSVGGTQQVMLKVRFAEMRRSVSKDLSASLGFQTGGGNFGANGFTNTLQNSANLANSLGTGGTAGTVGSTRERNGVFSFGFGSGSLRALVVLEALEEKGLVRTLAEPNLTALSGQEATFLAGGEYPIPISEDGSVKISYKPFGVELKFTPTVLDEDIINLKLDTAVSGLDPTVVVQNNGFSVNAFSKRASSTVVEMRDGESFAIAGLLEDDFRDVAGQVPWLGDIPVLGALFRSANYERRQSELVVIVTAHLVSPTRGNSLVVSTDRVRPPTERDFFLNGKIAREVRTRKTTTGEVARQDFSGSYGYVLE from the coding sequence ATGAAAATGAAGCAGTTTTTCTGCGCAGGCCTATTCGGCCTCGCACTTACGTCATTTGTGCCAGAGACAGGGTTCGCTCAGAATCTTAAGGTGACCAACCAGTCAACCGCACGCAAACTTAACGTTGCAATCAACAGCGCCGTGGTCGTCGAAAGTGATGTCCCCTTTGCCGAATTGTCCGTGGCCAACCCGGCGATCGCGGATATCGCGACCTTGTCCGACCGCACGATTTACGTGCTCGGCAAGTCGCCAGGCCGCACAACTCTCACATTGCTTGGCCCAGACGGTCGTCTGATCACCAACGTCTCCGTGCGTGTTTCGCCTGATCTGTCAGAGTTCAAAGAGCGCCTGCGCGAAATCCTCCCAGGTGAGAATATCGAAGTTCGCACCGCGAACGACGGTCTTGTCTTATCTGGCACGGTTTCGAGCATCGCAAAGCTTGATCGCGCACTAGACTTGGCAGAACGCTACGCACCTGAAGCAGTTTCCAACCTGATGAGCGTTGGCGGCACCCAGCAGGTGATGCTTAAAGTCCGGTTTGCAGAAATGCGCCGCTCCGTCTCCAAAGATCTGTCTGCCAGTTTGGGCTTCCAGACCGGTGGCGGCAATTTTGGTGCGAATGGCTTTACCAATACACTTCAGAACTCTGCCAACCTGGCTAACTCGCTTGGCACCGGCGGGACCGCCGGCACGGTTGGCTCGACCCGGGAACGCAACGGCGTGTTCTCGTTCGGCTTCGGCAGCGGCAGCTTGCGCGCCTTGGTTGTTCTTGAAGCTCTTGAAGAAAAAGGCCTTGTTCGCACCTTGGCAGAACCAAACCTGACCGCCCTCTCCGGTCAGGAGGCAACGTTCCTTGCAGGTGGCGAATACCCGATCCCGATCTCAGAAGATGGCTCGGTCAAGATTAGCTACAAACCGTTTGGTGTTGAACTAAAGTTCACACCGACCGTATTGGACGAAGACATCATCAACTTGAAGCTGGACACAGCAGTGTCCGGTCTCGATCCGACGGTTGTTGTCCAAAACAATGGCTTCTCGGTAAACGCGTTCTCCAAACGCGCGTCCTCGACTGTCGTCGAGATGCGCGACGGCGAAAGCTTCGCAATTGCGGGCCTTTTGGAAGATGACTTCCGCGACGTGGCGGGCCAAGTTCCTTGGCTCGGTGACATTCCAGTCCTTGGCGCCTTGTTCCGCAGTGCAAACTACGAACGTCGTCAATCGGAACTGGTCGTTATCGTGACTGCACATCTGGTCTCACCGACCCGAGGCAATAGCCTTGTCGTATCGACCGACCGCGTCCGCCCCCCCACCGAGCGTGATTTCTTCCTGAATGGTAAGATCGCCCGCGAAGTGCGGACCCGCAAAACGACAACCGGTGAAGTTGCACGCCAAGACTTCTCTGGCTCCTACGGCTATGTTTTGGAGTAA